Proteins from a genomic interval of Piliocolobus tephrosceles isolate RC106 unplaced genomic scaffold, ASM277652v3 unscaffolded_68, whole genome shotgun sequence:
- the CARD18 gene encoding caspase recruitment domain-containing protein 18: MADQLLRKKRRIFIHSVGAGTINALLDCLLEDEIISQEDMNKVRDENDTVMDKARVLIDLVIGKGPRSCLKFIKHLCEEDPQLATKMGLHKE; encoded by the exons ATGGCGG ACCAACTCTTGCgtaaaaagagaagaatttttatccattcagtgGGTGCAGGCACAATAAACGCCTTGCTGGATTGCCTATTAGAGGATGAAATTATTAGCCAGGAAGACATGAACAAAGTGAGAGATGAAAATGACACTGTCATGGATAAGGCTCGAGTCTTGATTGACCTTGTTATCGGAAAAGGACCCAGGTCTTGCCTCAAATTTATCAAGCATCTCTGTGAAGAAGACCCTCAACTTGCCACAAAGATGGGTTTGCACAAAG AGTGA